Proteins from one Physeter macrocephalus isolate SW-GA chromosome 16, ASM283717v5, whole genome shotgun sequence genomic window:
- the RPUSD4 gene encoding pseudouridylate synthase RPUSD4, mitochondrial isoform X1: MAASSCSAPGLWVRGSWQRLGTLFTFVSKPLCSAAAASRPLDAQRLAERLRAQKQEQKTKKPVPTNPIQRRVQELLRFTEQLQRVHPNVLAKALSRGLVHQDKDLVVINKPYGLPVHGGPGVRLCISDVLPVLAKMLRGHKAEPLHLCHRLDKETTGVMVLAWEKEVAHQVQELFRTRQVTKKYWAVTMRAPVPSAGVVDIPIIEKEVQGQERHHKMTLSPSYCMDNGKIVRVRTNRNAHLAVTQYQVLSSTLSSALLELQPITGIKHQLRVHLSFGLDCPVLGDHKYSDWNRLAPQKLSACILKKLGLPQSKARHIPLHLHACQLTLPALQAGKEELNLVCKPPRYFVHSLHRLGLKMPSRDQNGDEEATHSGAR; encoded by the exons ATGGCGGCTTCTAGCTGTAGCGCGCCTGGCCTCTGGGTCCGGGGTTCCTGGCAGCGTCTGGGGACTCTCTTCACTTTCGTCTCAAAGCCACTTTGTTCCGCTGCTGCTGCCTCTCGGCCCCTGGATGCGCAGCGATTAGCGGAGAGGCTTCGAGCCCAGAAACAGGAACAAAAGACGAAGAAGCCG GTGCCCACAAACCCTATTCAGCGGAGAGTGCAAGAACTACTGCGGTTCACAGAGCAGCTGCAGCGCGTCCACCCCAACGTGCTTGCTAAGGCGCTGAGCCGAGGACTTGTCCACCAGGACAAGGACCTTGTGGTCATCAATAAGCCCTACGGTCTCCCTGTGCATG GTGGCCCTGGGGTCCGGCTCTGCATCAGTGATGTACTGCCTGTCTTGGCGAAGATGCTTCGCGGCCACAAGGCAGAGCCCTTGCATCTGTGCCATCGGCTGGACAAGGAAACTACAGGCGTAATGGTGTTGGCTTGGGAAAAAGAAGTGGCGCATCAAGTCCAAGAGTTGTTTAGAACCCGTCAGGTGACAAAGAAGTACTG GGCCGTCACGATGCGCGCCCCGGTGCCCTCAGCAGGAGTCGTGGACATTCCCATCATTGAGAAGGAGGTGCAGGGCCAGGAACGACACCACAAG ATGACGCTGTCCCCGAGCTACTGCATGGACAATGGGAAGATAGTGAGGGTACGGACCAACAGGAACGCACACCTGGCTGTGACTCAGTACCAGGTGCTGAGCAGCACTCTCTCCTCCGCCCTCTTGGAGCTCCAGCCAATTACCG gaataaaacatcAGCTTCGAGTTCACCTGTCTTTTGGATTGGATTGCCCAGTCCTTGGTGATCACAAGTACTCAGACTGGAACAGGCTGGCCCCCCAG AAGCTGTCTGCCTGCATCCTGAAGAAGCTGGGGCTGCCGCAGTCCAAGGCCCGCCACATCCCCCTTCACCTGCATGCCTGCCAGCTGACTCTGCCTGCCCTTCAGGCCGGGAAGGAGGAACTCAACTTGGTCTGCAAGCCTCCTCGATACTTTGTCCATTCCCTGCACCGTCTGGGCTTAAAGATGCCGAGTCGGGATCAAAATGGGGACGAGGAAGCCACACACTCAGGAGCACGGTGA
- the RPUSD4 gene encoding pseudouridylate synthase RPUSD4, mitochondrial isoform X2 gives MAASSCSAPGLWVRGSWQRLGTLFTFVSKPLCSAAAASRPLDAQRLAERLRAQKQEQKTKKPVPTNPIQRRVQELLRFTEQLQRVHPNVLAKALSRGLVHQDKDLVVINKPYGLPVHGGPGVRLCISDVLPVLAKMLRGHKAEPLHLCHRLDKETTGVMVLAWEKEVAHQVQELFRTRQVTKKYWAVTMRAPVPSAGVVDIPIIEKEVQGQERHHKMTLSPSYCMDNGKIVRVRTNRNAHLAVTQYQVLSSTLSSALLELQPITGIKHQLRVHLSFGLDCPVLGDHKYSDWNRLAPQLSACILKKLGLPQSKARHIPLHLHACQLTLPALQAGKEELNLVCKPPRYFVHSLHRLGLKMPSRDQNGDEEATHSGAR, from the exons ATGGCGGCTTCTAGCTGTAGCGCGCCTGGCCTCTGGGTCCGGGGTTCCTGGCAGCGTCTGGGGACTCTCTTCACTTTCGTCTCAAAGCCACTTTGTTCCGCTGCTGCTGCCTCTCGGCCCCTGGATGCGCAGCGATTAGCGGAGAGGCTTCGAGCCCAGAAACAGGAACAAAAGACGAAGAAGCCG GTGCCCACAAACCCTATTCAGCGGAGAGTGCAAGAACTACTGCGGTTCACAGAGCAGCTGCAGCGCGTCCACCCCAACGTGCTTGCTAAGGCGCTGAGCCGAGGACTTGTCCACCAGGACAAGGACCTTGTGGTCATCAATAAGCCCTACGGTCTCCCTGTGCATG GTGGCCCTGGGGTCCGGCTCTGCATCAGTGATGTACTGCCTGTCTTGGCGAAGATGCTTCGCGGCCACAAGGCAGAGCCCTTGCATCTGTGCCATCGGCTGGACAAGGAAACTACAGGCGTAATGGTGTTGGCTTGGGAAAAAGAAGTGGCGCATCAAGTCCAAGAGTTGTTTAGAACCCGTCAGGTGACAAAGAAGTACTG GGCCGTCACGATGCGCGCCCCGGTGCCCTCAGCAGGAGTCGTGGACATTCCCATCATTGAGAAGGAGGTGCAGGGCCAGGAACGACACCACAAG ATGACGCTGTCCCCGAGCTACTGCATGGACAATGGGAAGATAGTGAGGGTACGGACCAACAGGAACGCACACCTGGCTGTGACTCAGTACCAGGTGCTGAGCAGCACTCTCTCCTCCGCCCTCTTGGAGCTCCAGCCAATTACCG gaataaaacatcAGCTTCGAGTTCACCTGTCTTTTGGATTGGATTGCCCAGTCCTTGGTGATCACAAGTACTCAGACTGGAACAGGCTGGCCCCCCAG CTGTCTGCCTGCATCCTGAAGAAGCTGGGGCTGCCGCAGTCCAAGGCCCGCCACATCCCCCTTCACCTGCATGCCTGCCAGCTGACTCTGCCTGCCCTTCAGGCCGGGAAGGAGGAACTCAACTTGGTCTGCAAGCCTCCTCGATACTTTGTCCATTCCCTGCACCGTCTGGGCTTAAAGATGCCGAGTCGGGATCAAAATGGGGACGAGGAAGCCACACACTCAGGAGCACGGTGA